One Pseudodesulfovibrio cashew DNA window includes the following coding sequences:
- a CDS encoding potassium channel family protein — MRLRQSFIALVLAGYMATIFLIYFFESSAGNANIKTLFDAFWYSLVTLTTVGYGDYYPTTVMGKVVSSTMVFASLGVLGYFVGKLTEHFQALAERHKMGLDGTDFTKHVIIVGWNDFSEGVVTQLVNAGKKACVIVDEKSHIDIIRDHFKRDSVFATFSDFNCRDCLSRANAAQAASLMPCLGDDTRNLVFILNAKKVYPDLSFVVTLDNAELKETFESAGVHFTISRNEVASKIVASYIFEPSVARFNEDLLASATGDNDYDIQQYYITESCRYAHHTYGETFNDLREKHNVLCIALSHPIDDGRELVKLPPSTEVVQPGDYLVMMTSGKAVGRLKDIFGVNEGLYFDE, encoded by the coding sequence ATGAGATTGCGGCAGTCCTTCATCGCGCTGGTACTCGCGGGCTACATGGCCACGATCTTCCTCATCTATTTTTTCGAATCGTCGGCGGGCAACGCCAACATCAAGACGCTGTTCGACGCCTTCTGGTACTCCCTGGTCACACTGACCACAGTCGGATACGGCGACTACTACCCCACGACCGTCATGGGCAAGGTCGTCTCCTCGACCATGGTCTTCGCCAGTCTCGGGGTACTCGGTTATTTTGTCGGCAAACTCACCGAACACTTTCAGGCTTTAGCGGAGAGGCACAAGATGGGATTGGACGGAACGGATTTCACCAAGCATGTCATCATCGTCGGCTGGAACGACTTCTCCGAAGGGGTCGTGACGCAGTTGGTCAATGCCGGAAAGAAAGCATGCGTCATCGTTGACGAAAAGAGCCACATCGACATAATCAGGGATCATTTCAAGCGTGACAGCGTGTTCGCCACTTTTTCCGACTTCAACTGCCGGGACTGCCTGAGCAGGGCCAATGCGGCCCAGGCCGCCTCGCTGATGCCCTGCCTGGGGGACGACACCCGAAACCTGGTGTTCATCCTCAACGCCAAAAAGGTCTACCCCGACCTCTCCTTCGTTGTCACGCTGGACAACGCCGAGCTCAAGGAAACCTTCGAAAGCGCAGGGGTTCACTTCACCATCTCCCGCAACGAGGTGGCGTCCAAGATCGTGGCCAGCTACATTTTCGAGCCCAGCGTGGCCCGTTTCAACGAGGACCTGCTCGCCTCGGCAACCGGTGACAACGATTACGACATCCAGCAATACTACATCACCGAATCCTGCCGATATGCACACCATACGTACGGGGAGACCTTCAACGACCTGCGGGAGAAGCACAACGTCCTGTGCATCGCCCTCAGCCACCCCATCGACGACGGCCGCGAACTCGTAAAGCTGCCCCCGTCCACCGAGGTCGTACAGCCGGGCGACTATCTGGTCATGATGACGTCGGGAAAGGCCGTGGGGCGGCTCAAGGACATCTTCGGCGTCAACGAAGGGCTGTACTTCGACGAATAG